GCGTGGAGGCCGAGGGCGTCACCCGGCCCGTCTACGTGGGCGAGAGCGTGCGCGTGGAGAAGGGCCAGCCGCCCCCGCCGTCCCGGCCCTCGCTGGGCACGCCCCACCCCACCCAGCCGGCCGACAAGCTCAAGCTGAGCGTGCAGTTCGCCAAGGGCGGCCTGGGCTCCGTCCTCCTCGCCTGGCAGGCGGTGGAGGGCGCCGAGGGCTACGAGGTGGAGCTGGTGCCCGCCCGGGGTGAGAAGCGGGTGCTGACGGCCTCCGCGCCCCAGCTGAAGGCGTCGCTGCCCCCGGGCAGCTACCGCTGGAGCGTGCGCGCCGTGGCCCGCGACGTCCGCTCCGAGGCCTCCGCCGAGCAGCTCTTCGAGCTCCTGGAGGCACCGGGCAGGCCCATCAATCTTCAGGTGCAGCACCCGAAGTGGAAGTAGCACGGGAGATCTCCCATGCGGCTCTTCAAGACCATCCTCCTGCTGATGCTCGTGGCCAGCCTCGTGCCCACGGTGATGGTGGGCTGGCTGTCCGTCTCCGACACGCGCGAGCTGCTGGTGCGCGATGCCCAGGAGCTGGCGCAGGAGCGCGTCAAGCAGCTCAAGCAGAAGACGGAAGGCTTCCTGGCGGAGCCCACGCGCGCGGTGCTGAGCATGGCGCGCGTGCCCAACTTCTTCGCCCTGCCGCTGGAGCAGCAGCAGACGTACCTGAGCGCGGTGCTCAACCAGAGCCGCGAGGTGCAGGCCATCACCCTCTTCGGGCCGGATGGCAAGCGGCTGCCGAAGCTGCAGGCCTTCGCCGTGAGCGACGTGCCGCCCACCGCGCTGGCCGAGCACGAGGCGCGCGCCGTGGCGCAGCTGGAGGGCCTGGGTGACCTGCGCTACGCCGACACGGTGTGGCGCCCCAGCGGCGAGGCGGTGGTGACGTTCCTCTTCCCCGTGGGCGAGCCCGTGAAGGGCTACGTCGCCGCGGACATCTCCCTGGCGGGGCTGCAGGCCATGCTCGCCCAGGAGCGCGTGGGGAGCACCGGCTTCGTCTACCTCGCCGACGCCAAGGGCCGGGTGCTCGCCGGTGGCGGCGGACTGGTGGCCAACCAGGACGTGGCCCAGCGGCCCGTGGTGGCGCACCTGCTCCAGGGTCTGGCACGCAGCCCGGACACGGACATCCTCCACGTGGGCAACTTCGGCGAGGGCGACGAGGCCGTCGTCGCCGCCTACGCCACCCTGAGCGACCCGCACTGGGCCATCGTCTCCGAGCAGCCGGTGGCGCTCGCCTACAAGCAGGTGGAGACGATGGAGCGGCGGCTGCTGCTCACCGTGCTGGCCGCCACCCTGGTGGCCCTGGCGCTCGCCGCCTTCTTCTCGCGCAGCGTCACCCGCCCCCTCAAGGGCTTCATCCAGGGCGCCCTGCAGCTGGCCCAGGGCAAG
This window of the Archangium lipolyticum genome carries:
- a CDS encoding HD domain-containing phosphohydrolase, coding for MRLFKTILLLMLVASLVPTVMVGWLSVSDTRELLVRDAQELAQERVKQLKQKTEGFLAEPTRAVLSMARVPNFFALPLEQQQTYLSAVLNQSREVQAITLFGPDGKRLPKLQAFAVSDVPPTALAEHEARAVAQLEGLGDLRYADTVWRPSGEAVVTFLFPVGEPVKGYVAADISLAGLQAMLAQERVGSTGFVYLADAKGRVLAGGGGLVANQDVAQRPVVAHLLQGLARSPDTDILHVGNFGEGDEAVVAAYATLSDPHWAIVSEQPVALAYKQVETMERRLLLTVLAATLVALALAAFFSRSVTRPLKGFIQGALQLAQGKFGLEVNVPQKNELGELARTFNYMSKQLLAYDHENRGLYESLEQGYLETIVALANSIDSKDSYTRGHSQRVGDVAVEIGRELALSERELKQLQFGGILHDIGKIGIVESILCKQSRLTDEEMTIMREHPAIGDTIIKPISFLQAMRSCVRSHHERWDGTGYPDGLKGEEIPLLARIVGCADTFDACTSTRPYQKAMPLEKAMEILDNLSGKQLDPAVVAALRRVLEKKGVRVEGHRLPVKLAS